GTCGTCGTGGTCCTCTTCCTCTCGCTCGTTGGCTTTGTCTCGCGCACGTCGCGTTGCCGCCTCCAGGGTTGCCATGTGTGCGGCGGCCTCGCTCGCCGTGAGGCCACACTGGTCTGGCGCGCCAGGGTTGCGCTGGAGGCAGCAGGTGATGGTGTCCGTGCAGGTTGCCAGCGCGTAGGCGTCGCGATGGCTCGCGGTGCCGGTGGCGCTGCTGGAGCATGCCAGGGATGCGGCGGCGAGGATCCACAAGGGAGATGCGTTGTTCTTTCTTCGCATGACCTGTGGATAAACACGCCATGGCTCCGGGCGTATATCACCCCTGGGCGGTACACACCGCGCAGGCACCACGCGAGCAAGGCTCGAACTCAACCCGTGAAATCGAGCGGATTCGGACGGCGGCACCGGATGCCTTCCCGGCGCGCATCCTGGGTGATCGTGGCGGGGTATGCATGCACCCTGGGCGAACGTTCCTGCCTCCACCGTCGAGGCACTCAGCGGCGTTCACACACCGCGACACTGGAGATGGCGCGTCCGCTCGCAGTAGACCGGGGCGTGGGAGGACATCATGGCTCGCAAAGCCGCCACACCTGTTGATTCCACGCCGCGCATCACCCTGGACCGTGCCCGAGCACACTGGCTGCGCACGCAGGGATTGGCAGCGCCTTTGAACGGCAGCCTGGAAGAGGTGGTCGCCGCCACCGGCTGGGTGCGGACGCTGGGGGGCGCGGACGTGTACCTCGCGGTGCGAGCCCGGGTGCCGGGGCTGCGGCGGGCGGACCTCGACGCCGCGGCCGACGCGAACCAGCTCCAGGTCATCCCCGCGGTGCGCGGCTGCATCTACATGGTGCCTCGCGCCGACGTGCCCCTGGTCCTGCGCGTGGCGGAGGAGGCGTACCGCAAGCGGGCGGAGCGCGAGCACGAGAAGGTGGGCCTGGAGCCGAAGGAGTTGGCGGACGTGGCCGAGGCGGCGCTGGCGACGCTGCGCAAGGGGCCGTTGACCACGGACGCGCTGCGCAAGGCGATGCCCGCAGGCGTGGTTCGCAGCCTGGGCGAGGCGGGCAAGAAGGTGGGCATCTCCTCGCCGCTGCCGCCCGCGCTGCGCCATCTCGAGTTCGAGGGCAAGGTGGAGCGCCGGATGGAAGGCGGACGGCTGGACACGGAGCGCTACCACTGGCGCGCGACGACCCGCAGTCCCTTCACCGGCGCCAAGGTGCCCGCGGCCACTGAGGAGCGCAACGCGCGGCTGGCGGCCATCTTCTTCCGCCAGTTCGGTCCGGCCTCGGTGGAGGACTTCGCGGCGTGGGCGGCCTTCTCGCAGCGCGACGCGAAGGCGGCGGTGGCGAAGGCCGGTCTGGTGCCCGTGGCGGTGGAGGATTACGCCGAGGTGACCTACGTGCCCGAGGACGTCCTGGCCACCTTGCGAGAGAAAGTGCCCCCGGCCACGTCCGTGTCGCTGCTGCCGGCGCATGACCTGTATGTGTCGTCGCACGGCGGTCCCGCGCGGGTGACGGACCCCGAGCA
This genomic window from Myxococcus hansupus contains:
- a CDS encoding DNA glycosylase AlkZ-like family protein, coding for MARKAATPVDSTPRITLDRARAHWLRTQGLAAPLNGSLEEVVAATGWVRTLGGADVYLAVRARVPGLRRADLDAAADANQLQVIPAVRGCIYMVPRADVPLVLRVAEEAYRKRAEREHEKVGLEPKELADVAEAALATLRKGPLTTDALRKAMPAGVVRSLGEAGKKVGISSPLPPALRHLEFEGKVERRMEGGRLDTERYHWRATTRSPFTGAKVPAATEERNARLAAIFFRQFGPASVEDFAAWAAFSQRDAKAAVAKAGLVPVAVEDYAEVTYVPEDVLATLREKVPPATSVSLLPAHDLYVSSHGGPARVTDPEHHALQVPSWGASKGGPLGEAAHMFVRPVLDGEKVVGLWEFDPKADDVVFRTFAPLAPKRRKAVQALAEETAAFLRDDIGHARSFSLDNLDSVQRRADFVKSLSK